The proteins below come from a single Dermatophilaceae bacterium Soc4.6 genomic window:
- a CDS encoding SPFH domain-containing protein, producing the protein MITLVVVLALVIFAATVLFRTVRIVPQQNAQIIERLGSYSRTLDDGFHMLVPFVDKVRANIDLREQVVTFPPQPVITSDNLVVSIDTVIYYTVTDAKSAVYEIANYIFGIEQLTVTTLRNVIGSLDLEQTLTSRDQINGQLRGVLDQETGRWGIRVNRVELKAIDPPHSVQDSMEKQMRAERDRRAAILNAEGVKQSQILTAEGEKQSQILRAEGSAQARILEAQGQSRAITQVFAAIHRGKPTQRLLAYQYLQVLPQLARGDSNKMWIIPSEVTDALRGISGALGGDKSVAGDDEEESLALEDFGPEDNAFADTALADPAKALAEAREQAGAASAEAAGHASATGVRRPVATPGPTGFVPADEQTDEERPASPQTYGQPQPGQPWEQPPKR; encoded by the coding sequence GTGATCACACTCGTCGTAGTCCTCGCGCTCGTCATCTTCGCCGCGACGGTGCTGTTCCGCACCGTGCGCATCGTGCCGCAGCAGAATGCCCAGATCATCGAGCGGCTCGGCTCCTACAGCCGCACCCTCGACGACGGCTTCCACATGCTCGTGCCGTTCGTCGACAAGGTGAGAGCCAACATCGACCTGCGCGAGCAGGTCGTCACCTTCCCGCCACAGCCGGTGATCACGTCGGACAACCTCGTGGTCAGCATCGACACCGTCATCTACTACACCGTCACCGACGCCAAGTCGGCGGTCTACGAGATCGCCAACTACATCTTCGGTATCGAGCAGCTCACCGTCACGACGCTGCGCAACGTCATCGGGTCGCTCGACCTCGAGCAGACCCTGACCTCGCGTGACCAGATCAACGGCCAGCTGCGCGGCGTGCTCGACCAGGAGACCGGCCGTTGGGGCATCCGGGTCAACCGCGTCGAGCTCAAGGCCATCGACCCGCCCCACTCGGTGCAGGACTCGATGGAGAAGCAGATGCGGGCCGAGCGTGACCGGCGAGCGGCCATCCTCAACGCCGAAGGCGTCAAGCAGAGCCAGATCCTGACGGCCGAGGGTGAGAAGCAGAGCCAGATCCTGCGGGCCGAGGGCTCGGCGCAGGCGCGCATCCTCGAGGCGCAGGGTCAGTCGAGGGCCATCACCCAGGTCTTCGCCGCCATCCACCGGGGCAAGCCCACCCAGCGCCTGCTGGCCTACCAGTACCTCCAGGTGCTGCCCCAGCTGGCCCGCGGTGACTCCAACAAGATGTGGATCATCCCGTCGGAGGTCACGGACGCCTTGCGGGGAATCAGCGGGGCCCTGGGCGGCGACAAGTCCGTCGCGGGCGACGACGAGGAGGAGAGCTTGGCCCTCGAGGACTTCGGCCCGGAGGACAACGCCTTCGCCGACACCGCCCTGGCGGACCCGGCCAAGGCCCTCGCCGAGGCCCGAGAGCAGGCCGGCGCGGCCAGCGCCGAGGCTGCTGGGCACGCGTCAGCCACGGGAGTGCGCCGCCCGGTGGCGACCCCCGGCCCGACGGGCTTCGTCCCGGCGGACGAGCAGACGGACGAAGAGCGCCCGGCCTCGCCACAGACCTACGGACAGCCGCAGCCGGGGCAGCCGTGGGAGCAGCCGCCCAAGCGCTGA
- a CDS encoding NfeD family protein translates to MRVAPECTGGETITGGGRVLEENSWLVWLGVALALGAIEAATVDLVFIMLAGGALGGAAAAAFGLGFPLQVVLAVVTAGLLLGVVRPLAKRRFTTPDRVLMGTASYAGREGTVVEEVTASSGRVRIGGETWTARSVGDRVAQPGERVTVVRIDGATAIVGPGSPPVPGPAIGPTPQDSPLPPVGD, encoded by the coding sequence ATGAGGGTCGCACCGGAGTGCACCGGTGGCGAGACGATCACGGGGGGTGGACGGGTGCTGGAGGAGAACAGCTGGCTCGTGTGGCTCGGTGTCGCACTCGCCCTCGGTGCCATCGAGGCCGCCACCGTCGACCTGGTCTTCATCATGCTGGCGGGCGGAGCGCTCGGTGGCGCCGCAGCAGCGGCCTTCGGTCTCGGGTTCCCCCTGCAGGTGGTGCTCGCCGTCGTCACGGCCGGTCTGCTGCTCGGGGTGGTGCGTCCGCTGGCCAAGCGCCGCTTCACCACCCCTGACCGGGTGCTGATGGGCACGGCCAGCTATGCCGGCCGAGAGGGCACCGTGGTCGAGGAGGTCACCGCCAGCTCGGGCCGCGTGCGCATCGGCGGCGAGACGTGGACGGCCCGCAGTGTCGGGGACCGCGTCGCGCAGCCGGGCGAGCGGGTCACGGTGGTGCGGATCGACGGCGCCACGGCCATCGTCGGCCCCGGGTCCCCACCGGTGCCTGGCCCGGCCATCGGACCAACTCCTCAGGACTCACCGCTGCCACCGGTCGGCGACTAG